The Primulina huaijiensis isolate GDHJ02 chromosome 12, ASM1229523v2, whole genome shotgun sequence genome has a window encoding:
- the LOC140989354 gene encoding uncharacterized protein has product MTTSRRLADRKIERFDKNITKRGAVSETSTKKGNNYPVGPILLGFFVFVVIGSSLFQIIRTATSGGMA; this is encoded by the exons ATG ACAACTTCAAGGAGGCTTGCCGACAGGAAGATAGAGAGGTTTGACAAGAATATTACCAAGCGTGGTGCAGTCTCTGAGACTAGCACAAAGAAGGGAAACAACTACCCTGTTGGCCCTATCTTGCTGGGGTTTTTCGTTTTCGTTGTTATTGGTTCAT CGCTGTTTCAGATAATCAGGACGGCAACAAGTGGAGGGATGGCTTAA
- the LOC140989862 gene encoding F-box only protein 6-like, which produces MMEGVAMLRQLIGQLQEVLELYGSPPPTAVPSNYFLHFQARPQASLQQHPFRWCFFNLDGSSLEDGCYNLTMTAGKSENLKMMEPGKPPPTKKPRKERNREKATAMTSSAESMEQTIWKEFPEDLFEVLIARLPIATFFRFRSVCQKWNSLLTSQSFSHQCAQVEQAQPWFYTITHENVNTGAMYDPLSKKWHHPTVPALPTKLIVLPVASAGGLVCFLDIGHRSFYICNPLTRSFKELPARSVKVWSRVAVGMTLNGRSADSGYKIIWVGCEGEYEVYDSTKNHWTRPGIMPSNIKLPLSLNFRSQAVSVDRTLYFMRLDPEGLVSYNMDTGIWKQFLIPGPPHLSDHTLAECGGRIMLVGLLTKNAATCVCIWELQKMTLLWKEVDRMPNIWCLEFYGKHVRMTCLGNKGLLMLSLRSRQMNRLVSYDLSSREWLKVPGCVLPRGRKKQWIACGTTFHPCLTALA; this is translated from the exons ATGATGGAAGGGGTGGCCATGCTAAGACAACTTATTGGACAATTACAAGAGGTTTTAGAACTCTACGGTTCTCCGCCCCCTACCGCGGTTCCTTCGAATTACTTCCTTCACTTCCAGGCTCGACCTCAGGCTTCGCTTCAGCAGCATCCCTTCAG ATGGTGTTTTTTCAATCTAGATGGTAGTTCTTTAGAAGACGGTTGCTACAATCTCACTATGACTGCTGGTAAATCTGAAAACTTGAAGATGATGGAACCTGGGAAACCTCCACCCACAAAAAAACCACGTAAGGAACGCAATCGAGAGAAAGCAACTGCCATGACAAGCTCCGCTGAAAGCATGGAACAAACCATCTGGAAAGAATTTCCGGAGGATCTCTTTGAAGTTTTGATTGCAAGACTTCCAATTGCAACTTTTTTCCGTTTCCGTTCGGTTTGTCAAAAGTGGAATTCATTGCTGACTTCTCAAAGTTTTTCCCATCAATGTGCTCAAGTCGAGCAAGCCCAACCTTGGTTTTACACCATCACTCATGAAAATGTCAATACTGGAGCCATGTATGATCCATTATCAAAGAAGTGGCACCATCCAACTGTGCCTGCCTTGCCAACAAAATTGATCGTGTTGCCAGTGGCATCAGCAGGTGGCCTCGTATGTTTCCTCGATATAGGCCACCGCAGCTTCTATATTTGCAATCCCTTGACAAGATCCTTCAAGGAGTTGCCTGCTAGGTCCGTTAAGGTCTGGTCTCGTGTAGCAGTTGGGATGACTTTGAACGGCAGATCTGCAGACTCGGGATATAAGATCATTTGGGTTGGTTGTGAGGGGGAATACGAAGTCTACGACTCGACAAAAAACCACTGGACTCGTCCCGGAATCATGCCCTCGAATATCAAACTTCCACTTTCACTGAATTTCAGGTCTCAAGCAGTCTCCGTTGATAGAACGCTCTACTTCATGCGCTTAGACCCTGAAGGGCTTGTGTCCTACAACATGGACACTGGGATCTGGAAGCAGTTTCTAATCCCAGGTCCTCCGCATCTGAGCGATCATACATTAGCTGAATGTGGAGGGAGGATCATGCTCGTAGGGCTGCTGACTAAAAATGCCGCCACATGTGTCTGCATTTGGGAGCTGCAAAAGATGACTCTTTTGTGGAAGGAGGTCGACAGAATGCCAAACATATGGTGCTTGGAGTTTTATGGGAAGCACGTTAGAATGACTTGTCTGGGTAACAAGGGCTTGCTCATGTTATCACTGAGATCAAGACAAATGAATAGGCTTGTTTCCTATGATTTGTCAAGCAGGGAATGGCTCAAGGTGCCTGGCTGTGTGCTGCCACGCGGGAGGAAGAAGCAATGGATTGCTTGTGGTACTACATTTCACCCTTGTTTGACGGCATTGGCTTGA
- the LOC140989170 gene encoding histidine kinase 3-like: MNLFYVIGFGLKVGHLLLLLCCWFLSLISLNWFSNGGIMTTKAGFLGDGGQIWMKLWGHISECGCKIHHHYSQFIGSRKVRKNWWRRLLIAWIVVGIIVSFSVFWYMNLQAAEKRKETLASMCDERARMLQDQFNVSMNHIQAMSVMISIFHHDKSPSAIDQRTFERYTERTAFERPLTSGVAYAVRVRHSEREQFEKLQGWTIKRMDKVVQTPVHEDEYDPADLEPSPVQEEYVPVIFAQDTVAHVISVDMLSGEEDRENVLRARESGKGVLTAPFRLLKTNRLGVILTFAVYKRDLPPSVASAERIQAIAGYLGGIFDIESLVEKLLQQLASKQTILVIVYDTTNFSHPISMYGSNASSDGIHHVSGLNFGDPFRKHEMHCRFKQKPPWPWAATTTSVGILIISFLVGHIFHATMNRIAKVEDDYHKMMELKKRAEAADVAKSQFLATVSHEIRTPMNGVLGMLHMLMDTELDETQQDYVRTARESGKALVSLINEVLDQAKIESGKLELEAVCFDLRGILDGVLSLSGKSQDKKIELAVYVSNKVPATLVGDPGRFRQIVTNLVGNSIKFTDRGHIFVTVHLVEEVAELEEETDSTLSGLPVVDRRQSWAGFRTFNQEGLPASSASSSSADQVHIIVSVEDTGHGIPVEAQSRVFNPFMQVGPSITRTHGGTGIGLSISKCLVHLMKGEIGLASSPEIGSTFTFTAVFTNGCSSFNDQMNQQVNNETASISPEFQGTRALLVDPNPVRAKVSKYHVERLGIQVEIVPNLNLGLSSLSSRKKTLNMILIEEEIWGEDSGMSALFSNSVKTMNLMVIPRMLLLSNSVSSSRSSSSASGVPTPFIVTKPLRASMLAASLQRAMGVGNRGNYRNGELHMLSLRNLLHGRKILVVDDNPVNLRVATGALKKYGADVVNAERGKEAISLLTPPHQIDACFMDIQMPEMDGFEATKRIRDIESSINNRIQSGEVVVEAYQNISNWHVPILAMTADVIHATSEECVKCGMDGYVSKPFEAEQLYREVSRFFHTVTDENT, encoded by the exons ATGAATTTATTCTATGTTATTGGATTTGGCTTGAAGGTGGGCCATCTTCTTTTGTTGCTATGCTGTTGGTTTCTATCTCTAATTTCTCTGAATTGGTTTAGTAATGGAGGAATTATGACCACAAAGGCTGGTTTTCTTGGTGATGGGGGGCAAATATGGATGAAATTATGGGGGCATATTTCAGAGTGTGGGTGTAAGATCCACCATCATTATTCACAGTTTATTGGGTCCCGGAAAGTGAGGAAGAATTGGTGGAGGCGGCTTTTGATAGCATGGATAGTAGTTGGGATTATAGTATCTTTTTCGGTGTTTTGGTATATGAACTTACAAGCTGCGGAGAAAAGGAAAGAGACTCTTGCCAGTATGTGTGATGAGAGGGCTAGGATGTTGCAAGATCAATTTAATGTTAGCATGAATCATATACAGGCAATGTCTGTTATGATTTCGATTTTTCATCATGACAAAAGCCCGTCTGCCATCGATCAG AGAACATTTGAGCGGTATACCGAAAGAACAGCGTTTGAGAGACCTCTTACCAGTGGAGTTGCATATGCTGTGAGGGTGCGGCACTCTGAAAGAGAACAATTTGAGAAACTACAAGGTTGGACTATTAAGAGGATGGATAAAGTGGTACAGACCCCGGTACATGAAGATGAGTATGATCCGGCAGACCTTGAGCCGTCACCTGTGCAGGAGGAATACGTTCCTGTGATCTTCGCACAAGATACTGTTGCTCATGTAATCTCTGTTGATATGCTGTCAGGAgag GAAGATCGTGAGAATGTGTTACGAGCAAGAGAATCAGGAAAAGGCGTTCTCACTGCTCCATTTAGATTACTTAAAACAAACCGCCTTGGAGTAATACTAACTTTTGCTGTCTACAAAAGAGATCTCCCCCCAAGTGTAGCTTCTGCTGAAAGGATTCAAGCGATTGCTGG GTATCTCGGTGGTATCTTCGATATTGAATCGCTGGTGGAAAAACTGCTACAGCAGCTTGCTAGTAAGCAAACTATCCTAGTAATTGTGTACGATACTACTAATTTCTCACACCCTATCAGCATGTATGGTTCGAATGCCTCGTCTGATGGGATACATCATGTCAGTGGTCTTAACTTTGGAGATCCATTTAGAAAGCATGAGATGCATTGCAG ATTCAAACAAAAGCCACCTTGGCCTTGGGCTGCAACAACTACATCTGTTGGCATCCTTATAATATCTTTTCTTGTGGGGCACATATTCCATGCTACAATGAATCGGATAGCGAAAGTGGAGGATGATTATCATAAGATGATGGAGCTTAAAAAACGTGCCGAGGCAGCTGATGTTGCAAAGTCACAG TTTCTTGCTACTGTTTCTCATGAAATCAGAACCCCAATGAACGGTGTTCTTG GAATGCTGCATATGCTTATGGATACAGAGTTAGATGAAACTCAACAAGATTATGTTAGAACTGCTCGAGAGAGTGGAAAAGCTTTAGTTTCACTCATAAATGAGGTCTTGGACCAAGCAAAGATTGAATCTGGTAAACTCGAGCTTGAAGCAGTTTGCTTTGATTTAAGGGGTATTCTGGACGGCGTTTTATCGCTTTCTGGAAAATCTCAAGATAAAAAGATCGAG TTGGCAGTTTATGTCTCTAATAAGGTCCCCGCCACACTTGTTGGCGATCCTGGAAGATTTCGTCAGATTGTCACAAACTTGGTTGGCAACTCTATCAAA TTCACTGATAGAGGACACATATTTGTGACGGTACATCTTGTCGAAGAAGTGGCCGAATTGGAAGAGGAGACAGACAGCACTTTGAGTGGGTTGCCTGTAGTCGATAGAAGACAAAGCTGGGCCGGGTTTAGGACATTCAATCAAGAGGGACTACCTGCCTCTTCTGCATCATCATCTTCGGCCGACCAAGTACATATAATTGTGTCAGTTGAGGACACAGGTCATGGGATCCCTGTGGAAGCTCAGTCCCGAGTATTTAACCCCTTCATGCAAGTTGGCCCTTCTATCACTCGGACACATGGTGGCACTGGCATTGGTTTAAGCATTAGCAAGTGCTTGGTCCACCTGATGAAAGGTGAAATCGGGTTGGCTAGCTCGCCAGAGATAGGGTCAACCTTTACTTTCACAGCTGTTTTTACCAATGGCTGCTCCAGTTTCAATGACCAGATGAACCAGCAAGTGAACAATGAAACAGCCTCTATTTCTCCGGAATTCCAGGGGACGAGGGCTCTGCTAGTGGATCCCAATCCTGTGCGAGCTAAAGTCTCCAAATATCACGTTGAGCGACTCGGAATCCAAGTTGAAATAGTACCGAATCTGAATCTTGGTTTATCCAGCTTAAGTTCAAGAAAGAAAACCTTAAACATGATTCTGATCGAAGAGGAAATCTGGGGTGAAGATTCAGGCATGTCGGCTCTATTTTCCAACAGTGTGAAAACGATGAACTTGATGGTTATTCCTAGAATGTTGCTTTTGTCCAATTCTGTAAGTTCTTCCCGATCCAGTTCTTCAGCTTCAGGTGTTCCAACTCCATTTATTGTCACAAAGCCTCTGAGAGCAAGTATGCTGGCTGCATCCTTACAACGTGCAATGGGTGTTGGGAACCGAGGAAATTATCGCAATGGAGAACTTCATATGTTGTCTCTTAGAAATCTCCTTCATGGTCGAAAAATATTGGTTGTGGATGACAATCCGGTGAACCTAAGAGTGGCGACTGGTGCTCTCAAGAAGTATGGGGCTGATGTAGTTAATGCAGAAAGGGGGAAAGAGGCTATCTCTTTGTTAACTCCACCCCATCAAATTGATGCATGTTTCATGGACATTCAAATGCCAGAAATGGATGG GTTTGAAGCTACCAAGAGAATTAGGGACATCGAGTCTAGCATCAACAACAGAATTCAAAGTGGAGAAGTTGTGGTTGAAGCTTATCAAAATATCTCAAACTGGCATGTTCCCATCTTGGCCATGACTGCAGATGTCATTCACGCTACAAGTGAAGAATGTGTGAAGTGTGGAATGGACGGTTACGTCTCGAAACCATTTGAGGCGGAGCAACTGTATCGAGAAGTTTCAAGATTCTTTCACACAGTGACTGATGAGAATacctaa
- the LOC140990263 gene encoding squamosa promoter-binding-like protein 12 yields the protein MSYCSEMDWNSKWDRENFAAACSKPIDSSKKLQLPDWMIVDDGEMDAGSFNLSWGGGNSGASGSDGGHGSSAKSSASASTDSSTKDSFRFMKFECSNGNFSQKMELKGAEVFGISPPMGAVSSVETLIGLKLGRRTYFENSGVGGNGKIASLSSMPTPSSNKPTPKKTKFSGQSAPIPRCQVEDCNLDLSMAKEYHQKHRVCESHSKCPKVYVGGNERRFCQQCSRFHSLSEFDEKKRSCRRRLSDHNARRRKPQHETVRFDSTRFSSPFHGTERRQQVSFLLNNAPFIQPIIPANSMGDSSEFTVTKGYASKSFGDGGSDEPHASATKYSTSGFLNSGSKITSHTDAAPEYHHALSLLSSNSWGSDEPEAMPLSSSEFWMTGLHPRVPTNYFQEMPVFKSPYEADFYPNVLN from the exons ATGAGCTACTGTTCTGAGATGGATTGGAATAGTAAGTGGGATCGCGAGAACTTTGCTGCTGCTTGTTCGAAACCAATTGACAGTTCCAAGAAGCTCCAATTACCGGATTGGATGATTGTTGATGATGGAGAAATGGATGCTGGATCATTCAATCTCTCATGGGGAGGTGGGAACAGTGGTGCATCTGGCTCTGATGGAGGTCATGGTTCCTCAGCAAAGAGCTCCGCATCGGCTTCTACCGACTCTTCTACTAAGGATAGCTTCAGGTTCATGAAATTTGAATGTTCTAATGGAAATTTTAGCCAGAAAATGGAATTGAAAGGAGCGGAGGTTTTTGGGATTTCTCCACCTATGGGAGCTGTTAGCTCTGTGGAAACTTTGATCGGTTTGAAACTCGGAAGACGGACTTATTTTGAGAATAGTGGAGTTGGAGGAAATGGTAAGATCGCATCCTTATCTTCGATGCCTACTCCATCCAGTAATAAACCCACGCCCAAGAAAACTAAATTTTCTGGTCAGAGTGCTCCAATACCGCGTTGTCAAGTTGAGGACTGCAACCTTGATCTTTCGATGGCTAAAGAATATCACCAAAAGCATAGAGTTTGTGAAAGCCATTCCAAATGCCCTAAGGTTTATGTTGGAGGCAATGAACGTCGATTTTGCCAGCAGTGTAGCAG GTTCCATAGTTTGTCCGAATTTGATGAAAAGAAACGCAGTTGTCGAAGAAGGCTTTCTGATCATAACGCCAGGCGCCGCAAGCCACAGCACGAAACCGTCCGATTTGATTCGACTAGGTTCTCATCGCCATTTCATG GCACAGAAAGAAGACAACAGGTAAGTTTTCTACTGAACAATGCTCCATTTATTCAGCCTATAATCCCTGCAAATTCCATGGGGGATAGCTCGGAGTTCACCGTTACTAAAGGATATGCTTCGAAGTCTTTTGGAGACGGAGGCAGTGATGAGCCGCACGCTAGTGCCACCAAGTATTCCACTTCAGGGTTTTTGAATTCAG GTTCCAAGATCACTTCCCACACAGATGCTGCACCGGAATATCATCATGCTCTCTCTCTTCTGTCAAGCAATTCGTGGGGTTCGGACGAACCAGAAGCCATGCCTCTCTCTTCATCAGAATTCTGGATGACCGGACTGCATCCCCGTGTGCCCACGAACTACTTTCAGGAAATGCCCGTTTTCAAATCTCCGTATGAAGCCGACTTCTATCCGAATGTTTTGAACTGA
- the LOC140990008 gene encoding protein PLANT CADMIUM RESISTANCE 2-like, whose translation MGKAEDSMEKSHPPVEPPEYGRPLAATGIPMPALNVQGGDQGKWSTDLCDCCSDVPNCCLTCWCPCITFGQIAEIVDQGSTSCGASGALYALIAFVTGCTCIYSCFYRSRMRTQYKLPESPCGDCLVHCCCESCALCQEYRELQHRGFDMSLGWHGNMEKQNQGQGVTAAPFVGGMNR comes from the exons ATGGGTAAAGCGGAAGACTCCATGGAAAAGTCTCACCCACCAGTGGAACCGCCAGAATACGGCCGACCACTGGCGGCAACGGGCATACCTATGCCCGCTCTGAACGTTCAAGGAGGGGATCAGGGCAAATGGTCCACTGACCTCTGTGATTGCTGCTCTGATGTCCCCAATT GTTGCTTAACATGTTGGTGCCCGTGTATCACTTTTGGACAAATTGCTGAGATAGTTGATCAAGGATCCACTT CTTGCGGAGCAAGTGGGGCTTTGTACGCCCTGATAGCATTTGTCACTGGATGTACTTGCATATATTCGTGCTTCTATCGATCTCGAATGAGAACTCAGTACAAGCTGCCGGAGTCCCCATGCGGAGATTGTTTGGTTCATTGTTGTTGCGAATCGTGCGCCCTGTGTCAAGAATATCGAGAGCTCCAACACCGTGGATTCGATATGTCTCTTG gatGGCATGGCAACATGGAGAAACAAAATCAAGGACAAGGGGTAACAGCTGCCCCGTTTGTCGGAGGAATGAACCGATAA